In Numenius arquata chromosome 1, bNumArq3.hap1.1, whole genome shotgun sequence, the DNA window ataaaaaagaagaaaaaaaaaaaagaaaacaaaacaaaaacctgccaACATTTTAATAAGGTATCAACTTCCTCACTCCCACCTACAAGTCCCGCACCTTCATATCATAATTGCAGACATTGTGGATGCTACCATTACAAGATTAGAAATGAACGGACAGAATTAATAATTATCACCTTGAACATTCAAACAGTTACTGCCACAGAAAGCATTGATACTTTTTACACAAGACGGATGTTTTGCTTGGTGATTTCCAAGAACATCTAGGTATGGAAGGAATATAATTCAAGatagaaaattactttcttaaaCTGATGTTTCATgctaaaacaaaactgaattttagTGCTGAATTAAAATGACTCCAACTAGAAGTGAATGTTAATTCAGTCTTAAATTAAGCGAGATAAATTTGTTAAAAATGTCTCATGCCATTTACTGTCACCAAATTTACACAGGATTTCATAACATTTATGAGCGCCAATATCCCTATATCACCATGAAGAATTTTAGCAGCTTAGTAGTTGTGAAACCTTGGTCACAATGTTACTGTTCcagattaattaatttttaaaagaatatattaTCTGCATATGTTTACTCAGCATCACAGCTAAATACATCTGGTTATCCATTTGAAATTTTGCCCAAGTTAACCCAGGACTGGCAACACCATTCATCATATATGACTTTTATTAAGACTTGTTAAGCAAGTCAGCATATTAAGCATCAGATAAAACAATGATTACTCTGTGGTAGTTTGTGGAGTAATAAGCAGAACTCACACCCTCCTCATTAGAAGTCCTCATTTTATAAAACAAGTTTCCTTATCAGGAAATTTGCCTTATACATAGTCGCTTGCAGTTGAGACATCCTTTGTGGAGGTTTGCATCCTAgtataaactatttaaaatatacatatgtaaaaaatacactgaaaaacaaattttaaaataagtgttcGCATTCTGTTGGGATGTGCTGACTGATTCAGATAAAGCCAACAGATTACACAACAGCTATGGTATGTTGTTGCCTCTGTAATTTCAAAGGCTTTTGACTTTatgacagggggaaaaaagaagcaccAATAAAGATAATAAAGAGAGCCATAAAAGTAGTTATAAGTATGTCTTCATAAAAACTACACATCAATAAGTAGAACTgtgggcaaaggaaaaaaaaaaaaagcatagccaCCCCAAGACCagaaagaggttttaaaaaatccacattttGTTGCCAGAAGCTGTGGAAGGCACAGACAGACTcgctttcttccaaaaaaaaaaaaaacaaaaccaaaaaaaacccccaaaacttaaCTGCACTGGTgtcaaaaattagaaaaatttaTAAGATTTACCAGAAATGATGAAGCATGTTTCTTCTCTTATTAAAGGCCAGACCATGGCTTATTGCTAACTGGGAAAAATGCCTCAGCGGAAGAGGCATGACTTCATCTACATTTAAAAGCTTTCAGCTTAGTGTTATTACTTGCATTGTAGAGAGGGAAATTCAAGCACGTCCAAAGAAGCAAGTCTCCCTCGTGTTATAACCTGTAGAACCTCCAGTAAGATATGTCTTTTACCTGGGCAAGGGTGAAGAGCACATGAGCtagataaaaaaatatgtatctttatgatttactaaaaaaaaaaaaaaaaaaaaaaagagtcactgACGTTCAAAATCTCAGTATTTCTGCAGAGTGATCTGATATATACCTTATCATTATCTTGGTTTTTATTAAAATCTCCTCAATACTTCGGTGGAAGGAATGACAGTAGTACAGCTTTACAAAACACCTTTTTCACTTACATCCTTAAAGAACGCAGCCTTTTCTAAAGTTATTGTTGCAAGATTGCTTAAAggaaaaaatcatcattttttgTTCTTAGAATAATAATTCTAAGAATAATGATTCATTCTAGAAGAaactcaaaaaattaaaaaaataagggtCTTGCAATCTCAGTCTCCCACACTTTCTTTAGTTTCCCTGAAACTCAAAGGAAAAGAAGCCCCCTTAGAATCCTGTAAAAACATACATTAAACAACATCAATGTAATATAGGTCCACCTGTGACAACAGAAAACCCCACGTAAAGTCAAAATTATGTCACATGACACCAAGAAGACAATGAACTGTTTTGGGAGTCCCCACGTCTTGTAGAGAACATATAGTCATTACATTGCTAGATATAATGTCGTGTAGCCGAAGTTAtatgcacttgaaaaaaaaacaaaaaacaacaacaacaaaaataacaacCGGAAAACAAGACAACACAATTCAATGCATGGTATTAACACCAAGAAGCTATAGCATGCATACTGAGGAAAGCAATTACAATGAACAGAGGAGAGCTGACAAGTACAATttctttaaggaaataaaaaaacaggCAGCTGGTATTGCAAACAAGTTGGATAGTAACCCGCAATAAAGCAGTCATTCATAACAGAAGCCCTGAAGAAAAAGTAGAAagacactggaaaagaaaatgatagaAGTATTTTATTGGATAGGGGAGtgcctgttctttttttaattattattttttttaagccaacCTCTTTTGACCTTTGCATATTTTTGGTAAAACTGTTCTCTCAAATACCCAGATACCCTTCTCCAGGAAGAGAGTGTTTTAGATGAAGTTAACACGAAGTATTCTGTCACAAAAGTATGCAAAATATCACAAAGTGCTATTATCGGTTACAACAGTCCTCCAATTAAACGTGTGATTCGCCTTAATTCAAATGATATACATAATCAAGCCCTGACTTGCAGAAGTCAGGTTCCCCAAAAGAGCTGACCAAAAACAAGcgatgaatttaaaaagaaaaaaaaaaaaaaccaaaaaacccccaaacaaacaaaaaaacaaacaaacaaacaaaaaaaccccacaaaaccaaaccaaacaacaacaacaaaacaaacacaaaaccccaaaacattttagGGTCCTCTTCCATTCCTAAGTGCATGCATGCAGACAAAGTTGCTCTGGCCTACTGAACCATGAAACGGGAATTCAGCAGCCAAGGAAAAATTCTTCAGCAAATATTAACAGACTCCCAGTTGACTTCTTACAATATCAATCTCAACTCTGTACAAGAAATCATTATCTATTCAGCACTGTTCAGGGCATTTTCTGTATAGGAATACATGAATAAGTATACAGTTATCAAAAACAAGTGCAAAAAACTTATTTAACTACACAGTATCAAAAAAATACACATACCATGCTTAATAcatccccttttttctttttagaaacatGTTAAAAACCTTTATCTCACAGCTTCTGCACTATGCTCTGTAACTGAACTTCAACTGAGTGATTTTATAGAAGTATTTTTCCCAAAAGAAATAGAACTCAGGGGTTAGAAATGCTTGCTTGCATTTCTATTTGAAtcttaaaactgcattttatcTTTTGAATGAAGGAAACACTTTTAAATACCCTAAATGCCTTTTGGCATGACCAGAGAAACAGAATCTTTTGAAAATCCTTCTCAGTTTATACAATGATGCAGTTTAGATACCAATAATTTAGGCACTTTCATTGAAATAACCCTTGCAACACAGACTTGATCAGAGGTTGTGTTAGACTATCTCACTCAAGCACTCAGTTTGGGCTGGAACctcaagtgctttgctgaagcAAATCTTAAGTATTTCAGATAGCTTGAGAAATGAagttatgaaagaaagaaatacaaattgtACATAGACTGATGCTCACTGGAAGGATGGCTGGGATTACTCAAACATCTGTAAAGATAATTGTgcataaataataaaatcagttGTTTGCTTCATTAAAAATTAGCATCCCTATGAAAGTTACAGTTGTTGGTTACTATTTGGTCTAAGAGTTTTCTTTCTAAAGCGATTCAAGGGCATCAGTCACTGGAGCATTGCAGTTTCATTTGGCCAGAGAGATATCAACTAGTTAATATGGAAGTGCTGGGTAAAACACCAATTAATTTACATATTAATCATCTCAGCTAAATTtgccttttgaaaataaattctagTGAAGCAAGCTAAAATAAGTCAAGTGTTAATAAGTCCAAGTCTATTCTAACAGTATTAGTATGAGACATCCTAActtcatgcacacacaaaaactgAGTTCATTCCAAATGAAGTTGTTAGTTATGCTTCTGTTATGGTTTTATATCTATGGCAACGGTAAATCATCAATTGAACTTCACTACTAAGGCATTTAGAGAcaagggtggggagggaagagagatttttacactgaaaagaacTCAGAAAGTAGCACTGAAAAGCAGACAAAGTTTATAAACCAACAACACAGTAAAAAGCTGCCTTTGATGATGGCGCAGTCTTCTCCCCATTTATTTGTTTTGTCAAGCAGCAGCATTCCTTCAAGCTCATTTCACAAACCTCTCCCTCTCCATTTATACCTTTTCATGTCTGTTTTCCCCACTACGTTAATTGACTGTTGTAAAGAATTTGGGGCTGCTTTAAGTCTTTGATATCAACTGTATTCATTGGTACTTCCCATTCCGCCAGTTCTTCATAAAAAGCATTTCATTACGTTCAATATAGTGCAACTTATGCACTAGAATAAAAACAGCGGGGATGGCGAAGGTGTAAGAAAATTCATAGTCATAGACTTCTATACAATTTCATCATTAAATCAGACAAGTCTGATGGACAGTTGTAGAATGCCAGGGACTTCCTCTCTCTGTGCAGGAAAACTACAATGCTGCCAAAGGGGATGTTGCTGAGGCAGCCTATTAAATGCCCAGAAATATATGCCTCCAGTCCGTCAACAGCTAATAAAGAGCTGTGCAAAGGAGGCCGTTATCTAAGCTCTTCCTGGTCTAAAAGGATGGCTGCAACAGGAACTTGTCAGTGGGAAGCTATAAAGACTAACCACATGGTCAAGGGCATCACAACAGTGACCGGAGACAAACATGGAACACGAATCTTATGTTTCGGCAGCAACTTCTAGAGAGTCATCGTCATATTTcagagtggggcaggggggggaataaaaaaatgcaagagGCCTCAGCTAACGAGCACTGAAGCAGTCATTTCGTGCAAGTACAGTTCTGATATGTAATTAATTTCCCTCGCATAATCTACACAACTGCATACCTAGCACACATATGAACAGTGAAACATAGAAATTCTAATACTTTATTACTTCAATCTAggcttttcaggcttttctttcatATGAGAATATAGTTATAGGTTGGCTGTGGGAAAAAGCTAATTGAAAGAAGGCAAATCTGCTGGCCAGACCAATCATACCTCAGACCAACTCCACAAACAACTCCCTGACAGAGAAAAGTCTACAAAAGAATCTAATTATTTGAGGTATTTGGAGGTTTCTTAGGATCTTACATAAACAAATGAACAACCTTATCCCAAGTCTAACAAATTAAGTATGTTGCATCTCGGTAAAGACTGAGTACTAACATAAACTTGTAAAACTAATTCTGGAAAACCACTATGAAAACCTTAAAAAATCATGTAAAAGCAGGGTTGCATTTAGGTATATCTGCAAGTTTTGGATAGAAGACCAAATCCAAGCCTAGCAGAGAGCAAGACATTCGGGCTTTCTTAAGTTTAAAAGGCACAAACTGAATACCTTTTTATCTGCTGACGACATTTTTTTGGCCGTGTATGATACAAGGTCATAAGGCCTGCATTTTCACTAAGGACTGGCTTACCTACAATGTTTAGTTTTGCTCTGATAGGCTGCTGAGAAACTGACGTTAGGCAGCCTGACTAACTGCCTGGTGTGGCTACATTTCCTTCAGGTACTTTAACATCCATACGGTTTAATCATAAAACATCATGATGGTTTATAAGTAACTTAAAGGTATTAGGAGCTTTATGACGCTGTAAATTATACCCACCCTTGAGGGCTGCACTGATTTAATTTCTCAACCCCTATGATAATcacatttcttaaaagaaaacctGCATGCACATAGCCTTGGCTCAGCAAACAGCCAAGATCAGTGTTGTTCCAGTGCAGAATAGCAGGAAGTTGTTTTGCACTGATACCTGTCAAACACTGAAAATGTAATCAAATATGCCTAAGTTGTTAAGTCTAAACAATCGTTGTGAAATGTCCATTGCAAAAGAACTTCTGAGAAGAAAGTAAGACCTGTGGGTCCCATGACACTACAAGGAGAGGTCTGCTTGTAGTTACAAGTGGCAGAGATGTCCTATTTCAGGTGTGTTTTTAAATGCCTGTTAAAACGGCTACAAAATACAATATTATTTCCTCCCACAGACTGAAAAAGCTTCTTGAACAAGAAACAGCATACcaagcaaaaaaagagaaggaaagcaacaagaaaataGCTAAACTGAAAGAAGAATTGACTAAACTGAAATCCTTTGCTTTAATGGTGGTGGATGAACAGCAAAGACTCACTGAGCAGTTGAATCAACAAAGTCAAAAAATTCAAGAATTAACCACTTCTGCAGAACAAGCACATGAGAAGCTGgcttttgctgaaggaaaagTTCAAGAAGAGGAACAGACAGCCAGCAGGCTGGAGGCTGAACTTCAAGCCCAAAGCAGTAAGATTTCTCAAGACCAAGCAGCAATGATGGCCAAACTAACCAATGAAGACAGTCAGAATCGTCAGCTTCGGTTAAAATTAACTGCTCTCAGCCGACAAATCGATGAGCTGGAAGAGACCAATAAATCTTTACGAAAAGCAGAAGAAGAACTGCAAGACCTAAGGGATAAAATAAATAAGGGAGAATGTGGGAACTCCACACTTATGACTGAAGTAGAAGAACTACGGAAACGACTACTGGAGATGGAAGGAAAAGATGAAGAGCTCATAAAAATGGAAGATCAGTGCAGAGAACTTAATAGAAAGTTAGAAAAAGAAGCATCACAGAGCAAGAACCTTAAAGGGGAAGTTGACAAACTCAACAAAAGAATTATGGAGTTGGAGAAATTAGAAGATGCTTTTGGCAAAAGCAAACAGGAATGCTACTCCCTGAAATGCAacctagaaagagaaaaaatgttaacaaaGCAGTTGTCCCATGAGCTTGATGGCTTAAAAGCTAGAATTGGCGAGCTTGAAGCAATTGAAAGTAAGTTAGAAAAAACTGAGTTTACGCTTAAAGAAGATTTAACAAAGTTGAAGAGTCTAACAGTGATGCTTGTGGATGAAAGAAAAACTATGggtgaaaaaataaagcaaacggAAGAAAAGCTGCTAGCTGCAACTTCTCAGCTTCAGGTGGAACAAAATAAAGTGATGTCCGTTACAGAAAAACTAATTGAGGAAAGTAAAAAGGCATTGAAATCAAAATCTGATGCAGAGGAAAAAGTGTCCAGTGTCACAAAAGAAAGAgatgaactgaaaaacaaactcaaagcagaagaggagaaaggaagcgATCTTGTTTCCAAGGTGAATATTCTAAGAAAAAGACTTCAGTCACTGGAAGCTGTTGAAAAAGAGTTTCTTAAAAGTAAACTTAAGGAGAGTACTAAATCCAGCACCTCCTTGCAGCAGGAGAACAACAAAATCAAAGAGCTTTCTCAAGAAGTTGAGAGGCTTAAGCAGAAGCTGAAAGAAATGAAGGCTATAGAAGATGATCTTATGAAAACTGAAGATGAATTTGAGTCTCTAGAACGAAGATATGTCAATGAACGGGACAGAGCCAAGCTCCTATCAGAGGAGCTGGAGGCTATGAAAATGGAAGTGGCTAAGTATAAATTAACAGAAAAGGCAGAGTCCAATCAAGAGCAGCGTCTTTTTAAGAAGCTTAAAGAAGAGGAAGCTAAGTCAAGTCATCTTTCCAGAGAAGTAGATGCACTGAAAGAGAAAATTCATGAATATATGGCAACAGAAGACCTAATCTGTCACCTCCGAGGTGATCACACAGTCTTACAAAAGAAACTACTCCAGCAAGAGAACAAGAACAGGGAGTTAGCAAGAGAAATGGAAAGCCTCACAAAAGAATTGGAGAGGTACAGACACTTCAGCAAGAACTTCAGGCCTGGTCTTAATGGAAGAAGAATTTCTGATTTGCAAGTTTTTTCCAAAGAAGTCCAGACAGATCCAGCAGACAATGAACCACCCGATTACAAAACCCTCATGCCTTTAGAGCGAACAGTCATTAATGGGCAGCTGTATGAAGACAGTGATAATGAGGACAAAGATAACAATGAGGAGGAACAAACTGTGTCTTTCAAAAGCAACTCATCCATTGCAAATGCTGTGAACAAAAAATTATGGATCCCTTGGATGAAGTCCAAAGAGAGCCATCCTCAGAATGGAAAGATTCATACAAAGCAAAACGGAAACTGTGCACAGACTGGAGACCTAGTGCTAAGCCATACACCTGGCCAACCTCTGCACATAAAAGTAACTCCAGACCACGGACAGAACACAGCAACACTTGAAATAACTAGTCCTACCACTGAAAGTCCTCACTCCTACACAAGCACAGCAGTTATACCCAACTGTGGCACTCCCAAGCAAAGAATAACCATTATTCAGAATGCCTCCTTAACACCTGTaaaatcaaaagcagcagaagGTTACATCAGCCCAGAGCCAGTAATTTCTCCTATTACTATGGCTACTTTTGCAAGATCTCAAACTCCTGAATCATGTGGCTCTTTAACTCCTGAAAGAACAATGTCCCCTTTGGCCTTACCAGGCTCAAGTTCTCAGGAACAAATAATCTCCTCAGAGCCTTTGGAAATGGGAGCCAAGCATGCTGTTTTTAGAGTATCCCCAGACAGGCAGTCGTCATGGCAGTTTCAGAGATCTAACAGTACGGGATCAAGTGTAATAACTACTGAGGATAACAAAATCCACATCCATTTAGGAAGTCCTTACGTCCAAGCTCTCACCAATTCCAAGCCCATCACCCCATGTAATCCGGTGCAAGACAACAGAACTCCAGCAGTAGCTAATGGCCTGCCCAGTAAGCCCACCAATAAAATCACCAGCAGTATTACTATCACACCAACAGCCACTCCTCTCCCTCGGCAATCACAAATTACAGTAAGTAATGTCTATAACTGACCCCCAATCCATGCTGACACCCTTACCAGCAACCCATCCTGTTTTTCATCCCAGCAAGAATGATTTGGAACAGCCCCTTTACTTTGGGAGAGATCTGTGCATGAACTGTACAACAGCATATGGAACTAACTTTAAGTTTTGCCTGCTTAGTGTTATCAAGTGTGCACTTACTGTATATCTTCTCATTGAAATACAGTTATGTAAAACATTTAGTCTTGCACTTGTATAAATGCATCTttatgtatttccattttcaaaataactCACATTACTTTTGACTGCAACTTGCCttggtaaaatattttaacattacaAAATCAGTAAATAATTGATTATTTTTATCATTGcttgcagaatatttttgtttgttacgtgtggtttgtatttttttgcatGTATGGTAGAATTTGAATTAAGCCATAATATTGCCTGCTAACTTCAGATAAGACTTGATTCATTATCTTCCCTGCTATTTCCCAACTCCTCCTAGCCCTCTCATTTGAGATAATTATCAGTATATCACACACAAACACTCAAAATATTATGTATTGTATCTCATTACAAATTTATGATGCGTACTTGATATGTTCCAGAGCACAACCATCACTTTACCTCccattttttgttggttgtttttttttgtttgtttgggttttttggggtttttttgttgttgttgttttggtttggttttttgtttgtttgtttttttttttaacactgtttgGTAAAAACTCTTTTAAACCTTTCTTGTAAGTGAACTGAGTTCAGAAACTTATATCACAAAATTATTCTCCCCAAACAAGGCAAGCAATTTTTTCCAATACAACAAAAAACCTGCTATCGCTTAGGTACACTGTGAAACAATAAACAGCAACACTTACTTTCCTAAAGGATATCTCAGAAGAATGCATCCACACATAATATTAAAATTTCATCTATGCTCCTAGCCATGAGTTCAACATACAACATGTATCACAAAGGTATAATGGAGAAGAAACAAGACTAGCAAACTATGGCACACCTTCATGTTTTTCATATAATAGACTTGACAGAAGCATTAAGAACCTACTCTCCAAACATGTACGCCTCTAGGACTATGGTAAATAGGAGTACCATACAGAATGGACAAAACAGGTTAAGGTATTTTAATGATGGATGCAGTATTAGTGCCTaagaaaaggacagaaacatAAGCAATTCCGCCTTGTACATGTGTGCCAAGTAGTCAATCCTAAACTCCCAGAAAAT includes these proteins:
- the FILIP1L gene encoding filamin A-interacting protein 1-like isoform X1; the encoded protein is MHSRSNSTESPTRPKLSQQRPKDHHKEEVGYSGRGNVQRRQKEDDVAQASTILRSPKSEKKQRSSFKKREDLSRDDLLFLLSVLEGELQAQDEVIGVLKAEKIDLALLEAQYGFVTPKKVLEALQRDAIQTKAEQWQEDIYEKPMGELDKVVEKQKETHRRMLEQLLMVEKSHRQTLYELEEEKRKHSKYMEKSDEFTNFLEQERERLKKLLEQETAYQAKKEKESNKKIAKLKEELTKLKSFALMVVDEQQRLTEQLNQQSQKIQELTTSAEQAHEKLAFAEGKVQEEEQTASRLEAELQAQSSKISQDQAAMMAKLTNEDSQNRQLRLKLTALSRQIDELEETNKSLRKAEEELQDLRDKINKGECGNSTLMTEVEELRKRLLEMEGKDEELIKMEDQCRELNRKLEKEASQSKNLKGEVDKLNKRIMELEKLEDAFGKSKQECYSLKCNLEREKMLTKQLSHELDGLKARIGELEAIESKLEKTEFTLKEDLTKLKSLTVMLVDERKTMGEKIKQTEEKLLAATSQLQVEQNKVMSVTEKLIEESKKALKSKSDAEEKVSSVTKERDELKNKLKAEEEKGSDLVSKVNILRKRLQSLEAVEKEFLKSKLKESTKSSTSLQQENNKIKELSQEVERLKQKLKEMKAIEDDLMKTEDEFESLERRYVNERDRAKLLSEELEAMKMEVAKYKLTEKAESNQEQRLFKKLKEEEAKSSHLSREVDALKEKIHEYMATEDLICHLRGDHTVLQKKLLQQENKNRELAREMESLTKELERYRHFSKNFRPGLNGRRISDLQVFSKEVQTDPADNEPPDYKTLMPLERTVINGQLYEDSDNEDKDNNEEEQTVSFKSNSSIANAVNKKLWIPWMKSKESHPQNGKIHTKQNGNCAQTGDLVLSHTPGQPLHIKVTPDHGQNTATLEITSPTTESPHSYTSTAVIPNCGTPKQRITIIQNASLTPVKSKAAEGYISPEPVISPITMATFARSQTPESCGSLTPERTMSPLALPGSSSQEQIISSEPLEMGAKHAVFRVSPDRQSSWQFQRSNSTGSSVITTEDNKIHIHLGSPYVQALTNSKPITPCNPVQDNRTPAVANGLPSKPTNKITSSITITPTATPLPRQSQITITDAFRHSIPTRIPKPKTTSTTKVPIKISAGHLNKPLQDSTSGKLRIIRTVSKTCLQSGGRRVHSNSLNGSTDKLWENSFHIGLSLRTAKF
- the FILIP1L gene encoding filamin A-interacting protein 1-like isoform X2, with amino-acid sequence MHSRSNSTESPTRPKLSQQRPKDHHKEEVGYSGRGNVQRRQKEDDVAQASTILRSPKSEKKQRSSFKKREDLSRDDLLFLLSVLEGELQAQDEVIGVLKAEKIDLALLEAQYGFVTPKKVLEALQRDAIQTKAEQWQEDIYEKPMGELDKVVEKQKETHRRMLEQLLMVEKSHRQTLYELEEEKRKHSKYMEKSDEFTNFLEQERERLKKLLEQETAYQAKKEKESNKKIAKLKEELTKLKSFALMVVDEQQRLTEQLNQQSQKIQELTTSAEQAHEKLAFAEGKVQEEEQTASRLEAELQAQSSKISQDQAAMMAKLTNEDSQNRQLRLKLTALSRQIDELEETNKSLRKAEEELQDLRDKINKGECGNSTLMTEVEELRKRLLEMEGKDEELIKMEDQCRELNRKLEKEASQSKNLKGEVDKLNKRIMELEKLEDAFGKSKQECYSLKCNLEREKMLTKQLSHELDGLKARIGELEAIESKLEKTEFTLKEDLTKLKSLTVMLVDERKTMGEKIKQTEEKLLAATSQLQVEQNKVMSVTEKLIEESKKALKSKSDAEEKVSSVTKERDELKNKLKAEEEKGSDLVSKVNILRKRLQSLEAVEKEFLKSKLKESTKSSTSLQQENNKIKELSQEVERLKQKLKEMKAIEDDLMKTEDEFESLERRYVNERDRAKLLSEELEAMKMEVAKYKLTEKAESNQEQRLFKKLKEEEAKSSHLSREVDALKEKIHEYMATEDLICHLRGDHTVLQKKLLQQENKNRELAREMESLTKELERYRHFSKNFRPGLNGRRISDLQVFSKEVQTDPADNEPPDYKTLMPLERTVINGQLYEDSDNEDKDNNEEEQTVSFKSNSSIANAVNKKLWIPWMKSKESHPQNGKIHTKQNGNCAQTGDLVLSHTPGQPLHIKVTPDHGQNTATLEITSPTTESPHSYTSTAVIPNCGTPKQRITIIQNASLTPVKSKAAEGYISPEPVISPITMATFARSQTPESCGSLTPERTMSPLALPGSSSQEQIISSEPLEMGAKHAVFRVSPDRQSSWQFQRSNSTGSSVITTEDNKIHIHLGSPYVQALTNSKPITPCNPVQDNRTPAVANGLPSKPTNKITSSITITPTATPLPRQSQITITDAFRHSIPTRIPKPKTTSTTKVPIKISAGHLNKPLQDSTSGKLRIIRTVSKTCLQSGGRS